In the genome of Pseudomonas sp. P5_109, one region contains:
- a CDS encoding polysaccharide biosynthesis protein, which produces MFDNKVLMITGGTGSFGHTVLKRFLDTDVKEIRVFSRDEKKQEDMRIALSNDKVKFYIGDVRDRDSLDQAMVGVDYIFHAAALKQVPSCEFYPMEAVRTNVMGTENVLNAAIASGVKRVVVLSTDKAVYPINAMGISKAMAEKLMVAKSRMIPATGPVICATRYGNVMASRGSVIPLFINQLQSGEPLTVTDPNMTRFLMSLEDSVDLVLHAFEHAEQGDIFVQKAPASTVADLAQALKELFVRDNAVKVIGTRHGEKLYESLISREEMAKAEDMGRYYRIPSDNRDLNYKKFFVEGEQEISDLDDYTSHNTERLDVEGVKKVLLNLEYIQEQLDA; this is translated from the coding sequence ATGTTCGATAATAAAGTTTTGATGATCACGGGCGGTACGGGCTCGTTTGGCCATACGGTGTTGAAGCGTTTCCTGGATACCGATGTAAAAGAGATTCGCGTATTCAGCCGTGACGAGAAGAAGCAGGAAGATATGCGCATTGCTTTGTCGAATGACAAAGTGAAGTTCTACATCGGTGACGTACGTGATCGCGATAGTCTTGATCAGGCTATGGTGGGTGTGGATTACATTTTCCACGCCGCAGCCCTGAAGCAGGTGCCTTCCTGCGAGTTTTACCCAATGGAAGCCGTGCGTACCAACGTCATGGGTACCGAAAACGTACTGAATGCGGCCATTGCTTCGGGCGTGAAGCGCGTTGTTGTACTCAGTACCGACAAGGCTGTTTACCCGATCAATGCCATGGGTATTTCCAAGGCCATGGCAGAAAAGCTGATGGTTGCCAAATCGCGGATGATTCCGGCGACAGGTCCGGTGATCTGTGCAACCCGCTACGGTAACGTCATGGCGTCGCGCGGTTCGGTAATCCCGTTGTTCATCAATCAGCTGCAGAGCGGCGAGCCGCTGACCGTCACTGACCCGAACATGACACGCTTCCTGATGTCGCTCGAGGACTCCGTCGACCTGGTTCTGCACGCATTCGAACATGCCGAGCAAGGTGATATTTTCGTCCAGAAAGCACCTGCCTCGACAGTGGCCGACCTGGCCCAGGCGCTCAAGGAACTGTTTGTTCGTGACAATGCCGTCAAGGTCATTGGTACCCGTCACGGCGAAAAACTCTACGAGTCGCTGATCTCCCGTGAAGAAATGGCCAAAGCCGAAGACATGGGGCGCTACTACCGTATTCCTTCGGACAATCGCGACCTTAACTACAAGAAGTTTTTTGTTGAAGGTGAACAGGAGATCTCCGATCTCGACGACTACACCTCTCACAACACAGAACGTCTCGATGTAGAAGGCGTGAAGAAAGTGCTGTTGAATCTGGAATACATTCAGGAGCAACTTGATGCTTAA
- a CDS encoding dTDP-4-dehydrorhamnose reductase family protein, with amino-acid sequence MKVLVLGVTGMLGSTVFRQFHGNPHFEVWGTLRNPGGAKYFSEDMHSSLISNVDVLDQDSLVSVLARVKPDVVINCVGLIKQLADAKDPLSALPINAMLPHRIAKLCALSGARLIHISTDCVFSGRKGMYAEEDISDAEDLYGKSKYIGELHTDLNAVTLRTSIIGHELGSQYSLVDWFLSQNGPVKGYEKAIFSGLPTVELARVIRDYVIPNPQLHGLYHVSVAPIDKLSLLTLVAEVYEKEIDIIADSQVSIDRSLDSSKFQAATGYVPPSWLELVKSMRALR; translated from the coding sequence ATGAAAGTTCTTGTGTTAGGGGTCACCGGAATGCTGGGTAGCACAGTGTTCAGGCAATTCCATGGAAACCCGCACTTCGAGGTGTGGGGCACTTTGCGCAATCCGGGTGGCGCAAAATACTTTTCTGAGGACATGCACAGTTCGTTGATCAGTAATGTCGACGTGCTTGACCAGGATTCACTGGTGTCGGTCCTGGCACGGGTCAAGCCGGATGTCGTCATCAACTGCGTCGGGCTGATCAAGCAATTGGCTGACGCCAAGGACCCCCTGTCCGCACTCCCTATCAATGCCATGTTGCCGCATCGCATTGCCAAGCTGTGTGCATTGTCCGGTGCTCGCCTGATTCATATCAGCACCGATTGCGTGTTTTCCGGCCGTAAAGGCATGTACGCCGAGGAGGATATCTCCGATGCAGAGGATCTCTACGGCAAGTCCAAGTACATCGGTGAGCTCCACACGGATCTGAATGCCGTCACGCTGCGGACCTCCATCATTGGTCACGAACTGGGGAGCCAGTACTCGCTGGTGGACTGGTTCCTGTCCCAGAACGGACCGGTCAAGGGGTATGAGAAGGCCATTTTTTCGGGGCTTCCTACCGTAGAGCTGGCACGTGTCATTCGCGACTACGTGATCCCGAACCCACAGCTCCACGGCCTGTATCATGTTTCGGTGGCTCCGATTGACAAGCTGTCTCTTCTGACGCTGGTTGCGGAAGTTTACGAAAAGGAAATCGATATCATCGCGGACAGCCAGGTTTCTATAGATCGCTCGCTGGACTCCTCGAAGTTTCAGGCTGCAACCGGTTACGTTCCACCGTCGTGGTTGGAATTGGTTAAGTCGATGCGCGCGTTGCGTTGA
- a CDS encoding glycosyltransferase family 4 protein: MKVLVVSQYFWPESFIVNDLVKTLSAQGHTVKVLTGKPNYPDGVVFNGYSASGVQEENFESSVSVFRAPLRPRGASGAKNLVLNYLSFILNGLKHYPSAVKGEAYDAIFVFAPSPITSVIPAIYLKWKLKSHLVVWVQDLWPESLSATGFIKNKAILRVVGWLVKGIYAFVDTLLVQSRAFREPVARYANPGKVVYYPNSYQDVPPSVEETRIPAPLLAELDSHFCLVFAGNLGTAQSVETLVEVADKLRHLSQLRIVLVGSGSMLSWIESQKKSRGLDNLILAGRFAATEMPHFFSRAEGLLVTLKQDEAFSYTIPSKVQAYLAAGRPIIAALDGEGARVIQEAGAGLTTAAQDAEGMANCIEQLFRMTSDERESLGQAGRAYYLEHFEMERQSQRLVEILSSRINELKGSSK; encoded by the coding sequence ATGAAGGTTCTTGTGGTGTCGCAATATTTTTGGCCAGAGTCTTTTATTGTCAATGACTTGGTCAAAACGTTATCTGCCCAGGGCCACACCGTAAAGGTTCTTACCGGAAAGCCCAATTACCCGGATGGCGTAGTTTTTAACGGCTACAGTGCTTCTGGGGTCCAGGAAGAAAACTTCGAGTCTTCTGTCAGTGTTTTCCGTGCACCGCTCAGACCTCGTGGCGCTTCAGGTGCAAAGAACCTCGTGTTGAACTATTTGTCATTTATCTTAAATGGCTTGAAACACTACCCAAGTGCAGTAAAAGGGGAGGCTTATGATGCGATTTTTGTATTTGCGCCATCTCCAATTACTTCGGTAATCCCAGCGATTTACTTGAAGTGGAAACTCAAGAGCCATCTGGTTGTATGGGTTCAAGATCTCTGGCCGGAGAGCTTGAGTGCGACCGGATTCATCAAGAACAAAGCAATATTGCGGGTTGTGGGTTGGCTGGTGAAAGGTATTTACGCCTTCGTCGATACGCTTCTTGTTCAATCGCGCGCGTTTCGAGAGCCGGTCGCCCGTTATGCCAACCCTGGCAAGGTTGTGTATTACCCCAACTCCTATCAGGACGTGCCGCCGAGTGTAGAGGAAACGCGGATTCCGGCACCCTTGCTCGCGGAACTCGACAGTCATTTCTGCCTCGTTTTTGCCGGAAATCTGGGGACGGCACAGTCGGTCGAAACCCTGGTTGAGGTAGCTGACAAGCTTCGCCATTTGTCGCAGCTCAGGATTGTGTTGGTCGGTAGTGGCAGTATGTTGAGCTGGATCGAAAGCCAGAAGAAATCCCGTGGTTTGGACAACCTCATTCTTGCCGGACGCTTCGCGGCCACTGAAATGCCGCATTTTTTCAGTCGTGCCGAGGGATTGTTGGTGACGTTGAAGCAGGATGAGGCGTTCTCCTATACCATCCCTAGTAAAGTTCAGGCTTACCTGGCAGCGGGGAGGCCGATCATCGCCGCGCTGGACGGGGAGGGCGCGCGCGTCATTCAAGAGGCGGGAGCCGGTCTGACCACTGCGGCGCAAGACGCCGAAGGTATGGCCAACTGCATTGAACAACTTTTTCGCATGACTTCGGATGAGCGGGAATCGTTGGGACAGGCAGGTCGAGCGTACTACCTCGAGCATTTCGAGATGGAGCGGCAAAGCCAGCGATTGGTCGAAATCCTCAGTAGCAGGATCAATGAATTAAAAGGTAGCTCAAAATGA
- a CDS encoding glycosyltransferase family 1 protein: MKIVFNALSARLGGGQTYLINLFQFVPDNADLEILVFAPASLKLPDHPRIKRVEPVWPTENPIVRAMWERWVLPGILKAEKADVLFCPGGVVGTSVPAGCKVATMFRNMIPFDLRVRKSIPLGLQRLRNWLLNRIMLKSMREADLTIFISNYARSVIESLTSIKNAVTIPHGIGSVFRTHGDSAVPRPEFLPVGEYVLYVSRFDVYKHHYEVVNAYAALPKALRERFPLVLVGETNLPEAERVKGLVSTLGLEDQVLLLGAIPYQSLPPLYHHAYLNLFASSCENCPNILLEALASGRPMVCSNVMPMPEFGAEAALYFSPFDSKDINNVLSEALTSPALLEKLAAAAATQSDKFDWEKTSRKTWSELLELAVSRKKGV, from the coding sequence ATGAAGATAGTTTTCAACGCGCTCTCTGCCCGTCTTGGTGGAGGTCAGACTTATCTGATTAATCTTTTTCAGTTCGTACCTGACAATGCGGATCTTGAGATTCTGGTTTTCGCCCCAGCGTCACTCAAGCTGCCGGATCATCCGAGGATCAAGCGGGTCGAGCCAGTGTGGCCCACTGAAAATCCGATTGTGAGAGCCATGTGGGAACGGTGGGTGCTGCCCGGTATTTTGAAGGCTGAAAAGGCGGACGTGCTGTTTTGTCCCGGTGGCGTAGTGGGCACCTCTGTACCCGCTGGTTGCAAAGTTGCGACAATGTTTCGGAACATGATTCCATTTGATTTGCGAGTACGCAAAAGCATACCGCTCGGGTTACAGCGCCTAAGAAATTGGTTGTTGAATCGTATTATGCTCAAGAGCATGCGCGAAGCGGATTTGACGATATTCATTTCAAATTACGCGCGCAGTGTCATTGAATCACTAACCAGTATCAAGAATGCTGTTACGATTCCTCACGGAATTGGCTCGGTATTTCGCACTCACGGCGATTCTGCTGTTCCTCGGCCAGAATTTTTGCCAGTTGGCGAATATGTTTTATACGTGTCGAGATTTGATGTTTATAAACATCATTATGAAGTGGTTAATGCTTACGCAGCGCTGCCAAAGGCACTGCGTGAACGCTTCCCGCTGGTTCTTGTAGGCGAGACAAACCTACCCGAAGCCGAGCGGGTCAAGGGTCTGGTTTCTACACTAGGCCTCGAGGACCAAGTACTGCTGTTGGGCGCTATTCCCTATCAGAGTCTTCCTCCACTTTATCATCACGCCTATCTGAATCTATTTGCTTCATCGTGTGAGAACTGCCCTAATATTCTTCTCGAGGCGCTTGCGTCTGGCAGGCCGATGGTATGCTCCAACGTTATGCCGATGCCGGAATTTGGAGCTGAAGCAGCACTGTATTTTTCTCCGTTTGATTCAAAAGATATAAATAATGTGCTGTCTGAGGCGTTAACCAGTCCTGCGCTTTTAGAGAAGCTTGCCGCTGCAGCAGCGACGCAGAGCGATAAATTTGACTGGGAAAAAACCTCAAGAAAGACATGGTCAGAGTTGCTGGAATTGGCCGTGAGCCGCAAAAAAGGTGTTTGA
- the asnB gene encoding asparagine synthase (glutamine-hydrolyzing) gives MCGIAGVVGWKLDQQGAVAVGKMVDALIHRGPDDGAVWSDADSGVSLGHRRLSILELSVHGSQPMVSDDERFIIVFNGEIYNFNELREKLIASGLTRVWRGHSDTEVLLAALGAWGVQKTLENLVGMFAFAVWDKVSKTITLARDRMGEKPLYYGIVGNRFVFSSELKAIKAAFGSDLRIDRHALAKFVRYGYVPAPESIYEGIKKLEPAHYLNVGSLSAALEPVSYWSLPRAGELKYELSQASDKEVVDIVGEKLSAAVKSQMISDVPLGAFLSGGVDSSLIVSLMQSQSSTSINTYTIGFNEPEFDEAPYAKAIAKHLGTNHTEFYLGADDAVSIIPHLPEIYDEPFADSSQIPTILVSRMTKQHVSVALSGDGGDELFAGYPRYQVTAGLWTRIKKLPLPARQIMAYSLRSLSSKGWDNVCSILPDSLRTKINGRRIYRMSELLGSENLAQMYTGLMSQWQSNESVVLGIDAQQQGVASWESAVDYVEEMRRWDVSQYLPDDLLVKVDRGAMSASLETRAPLLDHRVAELAFSLSSDQLIKNGVGKWPLRELLKRYVPNSFFDRPKAGFSIPLAQWLRGPLKEWAEELLTEERLKREGYFDCQKIRSAWLQHQNGTYDRSLHLWNILMFQSWLDKNSH, from the coding sequence ATGTGCGGAATTGCGGGAGTTGTCGGGTGGAAGCTGGATCAGCAAGGCGCCGTTGCCGTTGGCAAGATGGTGGATGCGCTGATACATCGTGGGCCCGATGATGGAGCAGTTTGGTCAGATGCCGATAGTGGAGTTTCGCTGGGTCACCGACGGCTTTCGATCCTGGAACTGTCGGTGCACGGAAGTCAGCCGATGGTTTCCGATGACGAGCGGTTCATTATTGTTTTCAACGGTGAAATATATAATTTTAACGAGTTGCGCGAGAAACTGATTGCTTCAGGTTTGACGCGTGTTTGGCGAGGTCACTCTGATACAGAAGTGCTGCTGGCTGCGCTCGGTGCGTGGGGGGTACAAAAAACCCTCGAAAATCTGGTGGGCATGTTTGCTTTTGCCGTCTGGGATAAAGTTTCCAAAACGATAACCCTGGCACGAGACAGAATGGGAGAAAAACCACTCTATTACGGTATTGTGGGCAACCGTTTTGTCTTCTCCTCCGAATTGAAGGCAATCAAGGCTGCGTTTGGCAGCGATCTGCGAATTGATCGTCATGCTTTAGCGAAGTTTGTCAGGTATGGCTATGTTCCGGCTCCGGAGTCTATCTATGAAGGCATCAAGAAGTTAGAGCCAGCGCATTATTTGAATGTTGGCTCGCTTTCTGCGGCGCTAGAACCTGTTTCCTACTGGTCGTTGCCGCGCGCTGGCGAGCTAAAGTACGAGCTGTCGCAGGCCAGTGATAAGGAAGTTGTAGACATTGTCGGTGAGAAATTGTCTGCTGCGGTAAAGTCGCAAATGATTTCCGATGTTCCACTTGGGGCGTTTTTGTCAGGCGGTGTCGATTCAAGTTTGATCGTTTCGTTGATGCAATCGCAAAGCTCTACCAGCATCAACACTTACACGATCGGTTTTAATGAGCCTGAGTTTGATGAAGCGCCTTACGCCAAAGCTATTGCCAAGCACTTGGGGACTAACCATACCGAGTTTTATCTCGGTGCCGACGATGCTGTTTCAATAATCCCGCACTTGCCGGAAATATACGACGAGCCGTTTGCTGACTCCTCTCAAATCCCTACAATCCTGGTCTCCAGGATGACAAAACAGCATGTATCCGTCGCCTTATCCGGTGACGGAGGCGATGAGCTTTTTGCCGGGTATCCCCGCTATCAGGTTACTGCAGGACTATGGACACGCATTAAAAAGCTGCCGTTGCCTGCACGCCAGATCATGGCCTATTCACTTCGCTCACTTTCGTCCAAGGGCTGGGACAACGTCTGTTCGATTTTGCCGGACAGCCTTCGGACCAAGATTAATGGTCGACGTATCTACAGAATGTCCGAGTTGTTGGGCTCTGAAAATCTGGCGCAGATGTATACCGGTTTGATGTCTCAGTGGCAGTCGAACGAAAGTGTGGTCCTGGGTATCGATGCTCAACAGCAAGGTGTTGCTTCCTGGGAATCGGCAGTGGATTACGTCGAGGAAATGCGTCGCTGGGACGTCTCCCAGTATTTGCCTGATGATTTGCTGGTCAAAGTGGATCGTGGCGCGATGAGCGCAAGTCTGGAGACCCGCGCGCCATTGCTTGATCATCGAGTTGCAGAACTCGCGTTTTCGTTGTCCTCAGACCAACTGATAAAAAATGGTGTGGGGAAATGGCCACTTCGCGAGCTTCTTAAGCGATATGTTCCTAATTCATTCTTTGACAGGCCGAAGGCGGGTTTCTCTATTCCATTGGCGCAATGGCTGCGTGGGCCGCTGAAAGAATGGGCAGAGGAACTGTTAACGGAGGAGCGTCTCAAGAGAGAGGGCTACTTCGATTGTCAGAAAATTCGCTCGGCATGGCTCCAGCATCAAAACGGAACATACGATCGTAGTCTTCATTTGTGGAATATTCTAATGTTCCAATCCTGGCTCGATAAAAATAGCCACTAA
- a CDS encoding oligosaccharide repeat unit polymerase: MLLLLTQCVLCLISKKYLVALYAVCYSVPFLGLISCLWGEVVTLWPIGDYAFYLDDVLVFRLSLVWFLGVAGGLIGYLLSLLVPPRSLDSPQKTFLSALDFKLAGAIFLALSVFFISFRLVNANALLESFAGIESVVVFSIIAIIALAFSYPSRSMFFVSGALVFSYCVANAMTGDRDFVVLVVASILGLLFRYNQYIKFKTLFLVAVFMVLLLVSGVIVSMSRMDVDLTSDNITQYLLFNSWNAIILPLVQQLTNFWDGEHLRYGQTYLDMFLSLAPSPFYSALGMEKPIMVDNPALWYYITGLGGIHVSGVAFENFGLFGVFLNGFISVCFLRLIDSRCREDDFLRIFLYMLCAASVMHWVWYGEIYLLNSLVFYVMALGLFFTMKLVRVLK; the protein is encoded by the coding sequence TTGCTGCTTTTACTGACGCAATGCGTTCTGTGCCTGATATCAAAAAAATATCTCGTTGCCTTGTACGCCGTTTGCTATTCGGTGCCTTTTTTAGGCCTTATCAGTTGTCTGTGGGGTGAAGTCGTTACGCTTTGGCCCATTGGCGACTATGCTTTTTATCTGGATGATGTATTAGTATTCCGACTTTCTCTGGTCTGGTTCCTTGGTGTTGCTGGTGGGCTCATTGGCTATCTGTTGTCATTGCTGGTGCCACCCAGAAGTTTGGACTCACCGCAGAAAACTTTTTTGTCCGCGTTAGACTTCAAGCTGGCGGGTGCGATCTTCCTTGCGCTGTCGGTCTTCTTTATTAGTTTCAGGCTTGTCAACGCGAACGCACTGCTTGAGAGTTTCGCGGGTATTGAGTCGGTGGTGGTTTTTTCCATCATTGCGATCATTGCCTTGGCGTTTTCCTACCCCTCCAGATCGATGTTTTTTGTGTCTGGCGCTCTAGTGTTTTCTTATTGCGTTGCCAACGCCATGACCGGGGATCGCGATTTTGTTGTCCTGGTTGTCGCTTCAATCCTGGGGTTGTTATTTCGCTATAATCAATATATCAAGTTTAAAACTCTATTCCTCGTAGCTGTATTCATGGTTCTTCTGCTCGTCAGCGGCGTTATTGTTTCAATGAGTCGAATGGATGTGGACTTAACCTCGGATAACATTACGCAGTATTTATTGTTTAACTCGTGGAATGCGATAATTTTGCCGCTTGTGCAGCAGTTAACCAATTTCTGGGATGGTGAGCACCTACGTTACGGTCAAACCTACCTCGACATGTTTCTTTCGTTGGCGCCATCGCCTTTCTATTCGGCTCTGGGAATGGAAAAACCCATTATGGTGGATAATCCTGCCCTCTGGTATTACATTACCGGGCTCGGCGGGATCCACGTTTCTGGTGTGGCTTTTGAGAATTTCGGATTGTTTGGTGTTTTCCTCAATGGATTCATCAGTGTCTGTTTCTTGCGGTTGATCGACTCGCGCTGTCGCGAGGATGATTTTTTGCGAATTTTCTTGTACATGCTGTGTGCCGCATCGGTTATGCACTGGGTTTGGTACGGCGAAATATACTTGCTGAACTCATTGGTTTTTTATGTGATGGCGTTAGGATTATTCTTCACGATGAAGCTCGTTCGGGTTTTGAAGTGA
- a CDS encoding oligosaccharide flippase family protein, with protein sequence MIKEICAITVLANKLCMFVLLFSLARILGVELYGVFSYHYAIVTGIATVVGECLSVALSRYAVLNAEKVNYKTSLGLMSWGGSVVGALCVIVFLIFPAPASSYEVNSGYLLVGAFFLGFACVCNLTITGLMFSLETSGKWAAALAAHGLLGLLLVVSIAKIGGQIEGVILTFAICTLIAPAFGFLTIKRSKFSHEGSEGRESSSFQQMVALLSRSGAPTIAGSMLLGAPVHIVCLMIFAKSSLNVSEVGYFNLFFLFYILVTVLPSSLTSYAIVKLAGRGNSASKLYLMLGLVISVCLPVFLVLSQSYWLCLLGSSICSKNDLLDYAVVAGGIGLTTTIVTQILHSKNMTRVVFLGSCVYAFVYLSMTVVAGFKGGMLAVDLFRSFVLALATQIVVLAVLGGRKLVQ encoded by the coding sequence GTGATTAAAGAGATCTGCGCAATCACTGTCCTTGCAAACAAACTTTGCATGTTTGTATTGTTGTTCAGTTTGGCGCGAATATTAGGCGTCGAACTGTACGGGGTATTCTCTTACCATTACGCGATCGTAACAGGTATCGCGACGGTGGTAGGAGAGTGCCTGAGTGTGGCGTTGAGTCGTTATGCGGTCCTAAATGCCGAAAAAGTAAACTACAAGACTTCCTTGGGTCTCATGTCGTGGGGTGGCAGCGTTGTAGGTGCCCTCTGCGTCATCGTATTTTTAATTTTTCCGGCGCCTGCTTCCTCTTACGAAGTGAACTCTGGCTATTTGCTGGTCGGAGCATTTTTTCTAGGTTTCGCTTGTGTTTGCAATTTGACTATAACCGGGTTGATGTTTTCCCTTGAAACCTCAGGGAAATGGGCGGCTGCGTTGGCTGCCCATGGACTGCTTGGATTGCTGTTGGTAGTTTCCATTGCGAAGATTGGAGGTCAAATAGAGGGGGTGATTCTAACGTTCGCAATTTGTACGCTAATCGCTCCTGCATTTGGATTTCTAACAATAAAGAGAAGTAAGTTTAGCCACGAAGGTAGTGAGGGGCGAGAGTCTTCCTCTTTTCAACAAATGGTGGCTTTGCTTTCACGCTCAGGGGCTCCGACTATTGCCGGTAGTATGCTTCTCGGGGCGCCTGTTCATATTGTTTGTCTGATGATATTTGCCAAGTCGAGCTTGAACGTATCTGAAGTTGGCTACTTTAACCTGTTTTTTCTTTTTTATATTCTGGTCACTGTGCTGCCAAGTTCGCTTACATCCTACGCCATTGTAAAGCTGGCAGGGCGCGGGAACAGTGCCAGTAAATTGTACTTGATGCTTGGGCTGGTAATTTCAGTTTGTTTGCCTGTGTTCCTGGTCTTGTCACAGAGCTACTGGTTGTGTTTGCTCGGTAGTAGCATCTGCAGCAAAAATGATCTTTTGGATTACGCAGTGGTGGCGGGTGGCATCGGGCTAACGACTACAATCGTCACTCAAATACTGCACAGTAAAAATATGACCCGGGTGGTTTTTCTTGGTAGTTGTGTTTATGCGTTTGTTTATTTGTCCATGACGGTAGTGGCAGGATTCAAGGGCGGTATGTTGGCGGTCGACCTTTTCAGGTCATTTGTTTTGGCGTTGGCGACTCAAATTGTTGTGCTCGCGGTCCTGGGTGGCCGTAAGTTGGTGCAGTGA
- a CDS encoding NAD-dependent epimerase/dehydratase family protein: MIRFEEVKVEIQQSPKVWLVTGVAGFIGSNLLETLLQLDQRVVGLDNFATGHQRNLDEVQSVVSPEQWARFALVNGDIRNIDDCKSAMTFRGDTDIPVDYVLHQAALGSVPRSINDPITTNSTNIDGFLNMLVAAKDAKVKSFTYAASSSTYGDHPGLPKVEGVIGKPLSPYAVTKYVNELYAEVFSSTYGFNTIGLRYFNVFGKRQDPNGAYAAVIPKWTAAMINNEEVFVNGDGETSRDFCFVENAVQANILAACAGSEAKNNVYNVAVGDRTTLNQVFTCIKDALARVDVKSTSDLVYRDFRAGDVRHSQANIDKAKNLLGYEPLFNVGEGMLKAASWYVSFFARS; this comes from the coding sequence ATGATCCGTTTCGAAGAAGTTAAAGTTGAAATTCAACAATCCCCAAAGGTTTGGTTGGTGACGGGGGTGGCCGGATTTATTGGCTCCAATTTATTGGAGACACTGCTGCAATTAGATCAGCGGGTTGTAGGCCTAGATAACTTTGCGACAGGTCATCAGCGTAATCTCGATGAAGTGCAATCGGTAGTGAGTCCTGAGCAATGGGCGCGCTTCGCACTGGTAAACGGCGATATCAGGAACATCGACGATTGCAAGAGTGCAATGACTTTCCGTGGGGACACTGATATTCCGGTGGACTACGTTTTGCATCAGGCAGCATTAGGTTCTGTTCCTCGCTCCATCAATGATCCTATTACAACCAACAGCACCAATATCGACGGCTTTCTGAATATGTTGGTTGCGGCGAAGGATGCGAAAGTAAAGAGCTTTACTTATGCTGCCTCCAGTTCTACCTATGGCGATCACCCTGGACTTCCCAAGGTCGAAGGTGTGATTGGCAAGCCGCTGTCCCCTTATGCGGTCACCAAGTATGTAAACGAATTGTATGCCGAGGTTTTTTCCAGTACATACGGTTTCAATACCATTGGTCTTCGCTATTTTAACGTCTTTGGCAAGCGTCAGGATCCTAATGGCGCCTATGCAGCCGTGATTCCTAAGTGGACGGCTGCCATGATCAATAACGAAGAAGTTTTCGTGAATGGCGATGGTGAAACCAGTCGGGACTTTTGTTTCGTAGAGAACGCAGTTCAAGCCAATATACTGGCTGCTTGCGCGGGTTCGGAAGCAAAGAATAACGTATATAACGTCGCTGTCGGTGACAGGACAACATTGAATCAGGTTTTTACCTGTATCAAGGACGCTTTGGCTCGTGTTGATGTCAAGTCTACTTCGGATTTGGTCTATCGGGATTTTCGCGCTGGCGACGTAAGACACTCGCAGGCGAATATTGACAAGGCAAAGAATCTGTTGGGCTACGAGCCGCTTTTCAATGTTGGTGAAGGTATGCTGAAAGCGGCAAGTTGGTATGTCTCGTTCTTTGCAAGAAGTTAA